A genomic region of Pseudomonas sp. MPC6 contains the following coding sequences:
- the nuoH gene encoding NADH-quinone oxidoreductase subunit NuoH — MTWFTPEVIDVIISVLKAIVILLAVVVCGALLSWVERRLLALWQDRYGPNRVGPFGAFQIAADMIKMFFKEDWTPPFADKMIFTLAPVVAMSALLIAFAIIPITPTWGVADINIGILFFFAMAGLSVYAVLFAGWSSNNKFALLGSLRASAQTVSYEVFMGLSLMGIVIQVGSFNMRDIVEYQAQNLWFIIPQIFGFLTFFIAGVAVTHRHPFDQPEAEQELADGYHIEYAGMKWGMFFVGEYIGIVLISALLVTLFFGGWHGPFGILPQIPFIWFALKTAFFIMLFILLRASIPRPRYDQVMDFSWKFCLPLTLVNMLVTAAIVLLNTPAVAAQ, encoded by the coding sequence ATGACCTGGTTCACGCCTGAAGTGATTGACGTGATCATCTCGGTCCTCAAGGCCATCGTGATTCTGCTCGCCGTGGTGGTGTGCGGCGCGTTGTTGAGCTGGGTCGAGCGTCGTTTGCTCGCCCTCTGGCAGGACCGTTACGGTCCGAACCGCGTCGGCCCGTTCGGCGCGTTCCAGATCGCGGCCGACATGATCAAGATGTTTTTCAAGGAAGACTGGACGCCACCGTTCGCCGACAAGATGATCTTCACCCTGGCACCGGTCGTGGCCATGAGCGCCTTGCTGATTGCCTTCGCGATCATCCCGATCACCCCGACCTGGGGCGTGGCGGATATCAACATCGGCATCCTGTTCTTCTTTGCCATGGCCGGTCTGTCGGTCTACGCGGTGTTGTTCGCCGGCTGGTCGAGCAACAACAAGTTCGCCCTGCTGGGCAGCTTGCGGGCCTCGGCACAAACCGTGTCGTACGAAGTGTTCATGGGCCTGTCGCTGATGGGCATCGTGATCCAGGTCGGCTCGTTCAACATGCGCGACATCGTCGAATACCAGGCGCAGAACCTGTGGTTCATCATTCCGCAGATCTTCGGTTTCCTGACCTTCTTCATCGCTGGCGTCGCCGTGACTCACCGTCACCCGTTCGACCAGCCGGAAGCGGAACAGGAACTGGCCGACGGTTACCACATTGAATACGCCGGCATGAAATGGGGCATGTTCTTCGTCGGCGAGTACATCGGCATCGTGTTGATTTCGGCGCTGCTGGTGACCTTGTTCTTCGGTGGCTGGCACGGTCCGTTCGGCATTCTGCCGCAGATCCCGTTCATCTGGTTCGCGCTGAAAACCGCGTTCTTCATCATGCTCTTCATCCTGCTGCGCGCCTCGATTCCGCGCCCACGGTATGACCAAGTGATGGACTTCAGCTGGAAGTTCTGCCTGCCGCTGACCCTCGTCAACATGCTGGTGACCGCTGCGATCGTGTTGCTCAACACGCCCGCCGTCGCGGCTCAGTGA
- the nuoJ gene encoding NADH-quinone oxidoreductase subunit J, with amino-acid sequence MEFAFYFASGIAVVSTLRVITNTNPVHALLYLIISLIAVAMTFFALGAPFAGVLEVIAYAGAIMVLFVFVVMMLNLGPASVQQERVWLKPGIWLGPVALGTLLLVELLYVLFSDASGQAIGHTTVDAKAVGISLFGPYLLVVELASMLLLAAAVTAFHLGRNEAKEQ; translated from the coding sequence ATGGAATTCGCTTTCTATTTCGCATCGGGTATCGCGGTGGTGTCCACGCTTCGCGTGATCACCAACACCAACCCCGTGCACGCCCTGCTCTACCTGATCATTTCGCTGATTGCCGTGGCGATGACGTTCTTCGCCCTCGGCGCACCGTTCGCCGGTGTGCTGGAAGTGATCGCCTACGCTGGCGCCATCATGGTGCTGTTCGTGTTCGTGGTGATGATGCTGAACCTGGGCCCGGCCTCGGTTCAGCAAGAGCGCGTCTGGCTCAAGCCCGGTATCTGGCTCGGCCCGGTCGCCCTCGGCACCCTGCTGCTGGTTGAACTGCTGTACGTGCTGTTCAGCGACGCCAGCGGCCAGGCCATCGGCCACACCACCGTAGACGCCAAGGCCGTGGGCATCAGCCTGTTCGGCCCTTATCTGCTGGTGGTCGAACTCGCCTCGATGCTGCTGCTTGCCGCAGCCGTCACGGCGTTCCACCTGGGCCGCAACGAAGCCAAGGAGCAATGA
- the nuoG gene encoding NADH-quinone oxidoreductase subunit NuoG, whose translation MATIHVDGKELEVDGADNLLQACLSLGLDIPYFCWHPALGSIGACRQCAVKQYTDENDKRGRIVMSCMTPATDGSWISIDDEEAKVFRASVVEWLMTNHPHDCPVCEEGGHCHLQDMTVMTGHNERRYRFTKRTHQNQQLGPFISHEMNRCIACYRCVRFYKDYAGGTDLGVFGAHDNVYFGRVEDGTLESEFSGNLTEVCPTGVFTDKTHSERYNRKWDMQFSPSICHGCSSGCNISPGERYGELRRIENRFNGSVNQYFLCDRGRFGYGYVNRTDRPRQPLLANGAKLTLDEALDKAADLLRGRNIVGIGSPRASLESNYALRELVGAEHFYSGIEASELERIRLVMQVLKDSPLPIPNMRDIEDHDAIFVLGEDLTQTAARMALSLRQSVKGKAEDMADAMRVQPWLDAAVKNIGQNELNPLFIASLAETKLDDIAEECVHAAPDDLARIGFAVAHALDASAPAVEGLDTEALDLAKRIADALLAAKRPLIIAGTSLGSKALIEAAANIAKALKLREKNGSISLIVPEANSLGLAMLGGNSVDEALQAVIDGKADAIVVLENDLYTRTDKARVDAALNAAKVLIVADHQKTATSDRAHLVLPAASFAEGDGTLVSQEGRAQRFFQVFDPTYLDASILVHEGWRWLHALRATLLNQPIDWTQLDHVTAAVAASTPQLNRIVDAAPSASFRIKGLKLAREPLRYSGRTAMRADISVHEPRTSQDKDTAFSFSMEGYSGSVEPRQQVPFAWSPGWNSPQAWNKFQDEVGGHIRAGDPGTRLIESTGDSLNWFASVPRAFNPAPGTWQVVPFFHLFGSEENSSKAAPVQERIPAAYVALAKSEADRLGVNDGAMLSLNVAGQTLRLPLRINEELGVGLVALPAGIAGIPPAIFGKTVDGLQEAAQ comes from the coding sequence ATGGCCACTATCCACGTAGACGGCAAAGAGCTCGAAGTCGATGGGGCGGACAACCTGTTACAGGCGTGTCTGTCGCTAGGCCTCGATATCCCTTATTTCTGCTGGCACCCCGCCCTAGGCAGCATTGGCGCTTGCCGCCAGTGCGCGGTCAAGCAGTACACCGACGAGAACGACAAGCGTGGTCGGATCGTCATGTCCTGCATGACGCCAGCGACCGACGGCAGCTGGATCTCCATCGACGACGAAGAAGCGAAAGTGTTTCGCGCCAGCGTCGTTGAATGGCTGATGACCAACCACCCCCACGACTGCCCGGTCTGTGAGGAAGGCGGTCACTGCCACCTGCAAGACATGACGGTGATGACCGGCCACAACGAGCGCCGTTACCGCTTCACCAAGCGTACCCACCAGAACCAGCAACTGGGCCCGTTCATTTCCCACGAAATGAACCGCTGCATCGCTTGCTACCGCTGCGTGCGCTTCTACAAGGACTATGCCGGCGGCACCGACCTCGGCGTATTCGGCGCCCACGACAACGTGTACTTCGGTCGCGTTGAAGACGGCACCCTGGAAAGCGAGTTCTCCGGCAACCTCACCGAGGTCTGCCCGACCGGTGTGTTCACCGACAAGACTCACTCCGAGCGTTACAACCGCAAGTGGGACATGCAGTTCTCGCCGAGCATCTGCCACGGCTGCTCCAGCGGTTGCAACATTTCCCCGGGCGAGCGCTACGGTGAACTGCGTCGCATCGAGAACCGTTTCAACGGTTCGGTGAACCAGTACTTCCTGTGCGACCGTGGCCGTTTCGGCTATGGCTACGTCAACCGCACCGATCGCCCGCGTCAGCCGCTGCTGGCCAACGGCGCCAAGCTGACCCTCGACGAGGCGCTGGATAAAGCCGCCGACCTGCTGCGCGGGCGCAACATCGTCGGTATCGGTTCGCCCCGTGCCAGCCTCGAAAGCAACTACGCGTTGCGCGAACTGGTCGGCGCCGAGCACTTCTACTCGGGTATCGAAGCGTCCGAACTGGAACGCATCCGTCTGGTGATGCAGGTGTTGAAAGACAGCCCGCTGCCGATCCCGAACATGCGCGACATCGAAGACCACGATGCGATTTTCGTCCTTGGTGAAGACCTGACCCAGACCGCCGCCCGTATGGCGCTGTCCCTGCGTCAATCGGTCAAGGGCAAGGCCGAAGACATGGCCGACGCCATGCGCGTTCAGCCATGGCTCGACGCCGCCGTGAAGAACATCGGTCAGAACGAACTGAACCCGCTGTTCATCGCCAGCCTGGCTGAAACCAAGCTCGACGACATCGCTGAAGAATGCGTACACGCAGCTCCAGACGACCTGGCCCGCATCGGTTTCGCCGTGGCTCACGCCCTCGACGCCAGCGCACCGGCCGTCGAAGGCCTGGACACTGAAGCACTCGACCTGGCCAAGCGCATTGCCGACGCCCTGCTCGCGGCCAAGCGACCATTGATCATTGCCGGCACCTCGTTGGGTTCCAAGGCGCTGATCGAAGCCGCGGCAAACATTGCCAAAGCCCTGAAGCTGCGCGAGAAGAACGGTTCCATCAGCCTGATCGTGCCAGAGGCCAACAGCCTCGGCCTGGCCATGCTCGGCGGCAACTCGGTCGACGAAGCGCTGCAAGCGGTGATCGATGGCAAGGCCGACGCCATCGTCGTGCTGGAAAACGATCTCTACACCCGCACTGATAAAGCCCGCGTCGATGCTGCCCTGAACGCCGCGAAAGTGCTGATCGTGGCCGACCATCAGAAGACCGCTACCAGCGATCGCGCGCACCTGGTCCTGCCAGCCGCCAGCTTCGCTGAAGGCGACGGTACGCTGGTCAGCCAGGAAGGCCGCGCCCAGCGCTTCTTCCAGGTCTTCGACCCGACTTACCTCGATGCGAGCATCCTGGTGCACGAAGGCTGGCGCTGGCTGCATGCCCTGCGCGCCACCCTGCTGAACCAGCCGATCGACTGGACCCAGCTGGACCACGTCACCGCTGCCGTGGCTGCAAGCACGCCGCAACTGAACCGCATCGTCGATGCCGCACCGTCCGCCTCGTTCCGCATCAAGGGCCTGAAACTGGCCCGCGAACCGCTGCGTTACAGCGGCCGGACCGCCATGCGCGCCGACATCAGCGTGCACGAACCCCGTACCTCCCAGGACAAAGACACCGCGTTTTCGTTCTCGATGGAAGGTTACTCGGGCTCGGTCGAACCCCGTCAACAGGTGCCATTCGCCTGGTCGCCGGGCTGGAACTCGCCGCAAGCCTGGAACAAGTTCCAGGACGAAGTCGGTGGTCACATCCGTGCTGGCGACCCGGGCACCCGCCTGATCGAAAGCACCGGTGATTCGCTGAACTGGTTCGCCAGTGTTCCACGTGCGTTCAACCCGGCTCCGGGCACCTGGCAGGTTGTGCCGTTCTTCCACCTGTTCGGCAGCGAAGAGAACTCTTCCAAAGCCGCACCGGTTCAGGAGCGCATTCCGGCCGCTTACGTCGCTCTGGCCAAATCCGAAGCCGACCGTCTGGGTGTCAACGACGGCGCCATGCTCAGCTTGAACGTGGCCGGTCAGACCCTGCGTCTGCCGCTGCGCATCAATGAAGAGCTGGGCGTTGGCCTGGTGGCATTGCCTGCGGGCATCGCCGGCATTCCGCCAGCAATCTTTGGCAAAACCGTTGACGGTCTGCAGGAGGCAGCTCAATGA
- the nuoI gene encoding NADH-quinone oxidoreductase subunit NuoI: MMKYIFDIVHGFFTQLRSLVMIFGHAFRKRDTLQYPEEAVYLPPRFRGRIVLTRDPDGEERCVACNLCAVACPVGCISLQKAETDDGRWYPEFFRINFSRCIFCGLCEEACPTTAIQLTPDFEMAEFKRQDLVYEKEDLLISGPGKNPDYNFYRVAGMAIAGKPKGAAQNEAEPINVKSLLP, from the coding sequence ATCATGAAGTACATATTTGACATCGTGCATGGCTTCTTCACCCAGCTTCGCAGCCTGGTGATGATTTTTGGCCACGCCTTCCGCAAGCGCGACACGCTGCAGTACCCGGAAGAAGCCGTGTACCTGCCGCCGCGCTTTCGTGGCCGTATCGTGCTGACCCGCGACCCCGACGGCGAAGAGCGTTGTGTAGCCTGCAACCTGTGCGCCGTGGCGTGCCCGGTCGGCTGCATCTCGCTGCAGAAAGCTGAAACCGACGACGGTCGCTGGTACCCGGAGTTTTTCCGTATCAACTTCTCGCGCTGCATTTTCTGCGGCCTCTGCGAGGAAGCCTGCCCGACCACCGCGATCCAGCTGACACCGGATTTCGAGATGGCCGAGTTCAAACGTCAGGACCTGGTGTACGAGAAAGAAGATCTGCTGATCTCCGGCCCCGGCAAAAACCCTGATTACAACTTCTATCGTGTTGCAGGTATGGCGATTGCCGGGAAGCCGAAAGGCGCCGCGCAAAATGAAGCCGAACCGATCAACGTGAAGAGCTTGCTGCCTTAA
- the nuoK gene encoding NADH-quinone oxidoreductase subunit NuoK: MPAIPLEHGLAVAGILFCLGLVGLMVRRNILFVLMSLEIMMNASALAFIVAGSRWGQPDGQIMFILVISLAAAEASIGLAILLQLYRRFHTLDIDAASEMRG; the protein is encoded by the coding sequence ATGCCTGCTATCCCTCTGGAGCATGGTCTGGCGGTCGCCGGCATCCTGTTCTGCCTCGGTCTGGTCGGCCTGATGGTCCGGCGCAACATTCTTTTCGTGCTGATGAGCCTGGAGATCATGATGAATGCCTCCGCCCTGGCGTTCATCGTTGCCGGTAGCCGCTGGGGTCAGCCGGATGGACAGATCATGTTCATCCTGGTGATCAGCCTGGCAGCCGCCGAGGCCAGTATCGGCCTGGCGATTCTGTTGCAGCTGTATCGCCGCTTCCACACTCTCGATATCGACGCTGCCAGCGAGATGCGCGGATGA